A stretch of Paludisphaera borealis DNA encodes these proteins:
- a CDS encoding serine hydrolase domain-containing protein produces the protein MKLLHGVVVAVVVGSGALATGQEPGGAGLSRSVPEEQGVSSSAVLGFVEKADATIEGMHSFILVRHGRVVAEGWWSPYDAETRHQMFSLSKSFTSTAVGLAVAEGKLSVDDPVLKFFPDDVPENPSDNLKAMRVSDLLRMSTGHQIEPNRPDDKVWTKLFLSQKVPFKPGTHFLYNTSATYMLSAIVQKTVGKTVLDYLGPKLFEPLGIDDPTWGTSPQGVSLGGYGLSVRTEDIAKFGQLYLQKGKWNGQQLVPESWVAAATARQTSNGSNPKSDWDQGYGYQFWRSRHGAYRGDGAFGQYCIVLPEQDAVIAITSGVKNMQAVLDLVWDELLPALKSETLPADAAASQKLEQRLKSLTLKPQAGAPAPGSTVKVLGKIYKFPANDRKLESITLERAGDGPTTLVIRNNGVDRHVACAPGGWTKGRLVLDGLSGPAEHAAAVSAAWSADDVYTAKIAFVETPFLVTLQLKFDGDQVHLTTESNVGFGPTKRPELVGKAE, from the coding sequence ATGAAGCTGCTTCACGGCGTTGTCGTGGCGGTCGTCGTTGGGTCGGGGGCGCTGGCGACGGGCCAGGAGCCGGGGGGCGCCGGGCTGTCGCGGAGCGTTCCGGAGGAGCAGGGGGTGTCGTCGTCGGCGGTCCTCGGGTTCGTCGAGAAGGCGGACGCGACGATCGAGGGGATGCACAGCTTCATCCTGGTGCGGCACGGGCGGGTGGTGGCCGAGGGCTGGTGGTCGCCTTACGACGCCGAGACGCGGCACCAGATGTTCTCACTGAGCAAGAGCTTCACGTCGACGGCCGTGGGGCTGGCGGTCGCGGAAGGGAAGCTGAGCGTCGACGACCCGGTGCTCAAGTTCTTCCCCGACGACGTCCCCGAGAACCCCAGCGACAACCTCAAGGCGATGCGCGTGAGCGACCTGCTGCGGATGTCGACCGGCCACCAGATCGAGCCGAACCGGCCCGACGACAAGGTCTGGACGAAGCTCTTTCTGAGCCAGAAGGTGCCGTTCAAGCCGGGGACGCACTTCCTCTACAACACGTCGGCGACTTACATGCTCTCGGCGATCGTCCAGAAGACCGTCGGCAAGACGGTCCTCGACTACCTCGGGCCGAAGCTGTTCGAGCCGCTGGGGATCGACGACCCGACCTGGGGGACGAGCCCGCAAGGGGTCTCGCTCGGCGGCTACGGGCTGAGCGTCCGCACCGAGGACATCGCCAAGTTCGGTCAGCTCTACTTGCAGAAGGGGAAGTGGAACGGCCAGCAGCTCGTGCCCGAAAGCTGGGTCGCCGCCGCCACCGCCCGCCAGACCTCCAACGGCAGCAACCCCAAGAGCGATTGGGACCAGGGCTACGGCTACCAGTTCTGGCGATCCCGCCACGGCGCGTATCGCGGCGACGGGGCTTTCGGCCAGTACTGCATCGTCCTCCCCGAGCAAGACGCCGTGATCGCGATCACCAGCGGCGTGAAGAACATGCAGGCCGTGCTCGACCTCGTCTGGGACGAACTCCTCCCGGCCCTCAAATCGGAGACCCTCCCGGCCGACGCCGCCGCCAGCCAGAAGCTCGAACAGAGGCTCAAAAGCCTGACCCTCAAACCCCAGGCCGGCGCGCCGGCCCCCGGCTCGACCGTCAAAGTCCTGGGCAAGATCTACAAGTTCCCCGCCAACGACCGGAAGCTTGAATCGATCACCCTGGAACGAGCCGGCGACGGCCCGACCACGCTGGTGATCCGTAACAACGGCGTCGACCGGCACGTCGCCTGCGCGCCCGGCGGCTGGACGAAGGGCCGACTCGTCCTCGACGGCTTGAGCGGCCCCGCCGAGCACGCCGCCGCCGTGAGCGCCGCCTGGTCGGCCGACGACGTCTACACCGCCAAGATCGCCTTCGTCGAGACCCCGTTCCTCGTCACCCTTCAACTCAAGTTCGACGGCGACCAGGTCCACCTGACCACCGAATCGAACGTCGGCTTCGGCCCGACCAAGCGGCCGGAACTGGTCGGCAAGGCGGAGTGA
- a CDS encoding 3-keto-disaccharide hydrolase, translating into MSWHSRHWTVRSSALALLISTLLLPAAQADEPGFKPLFNGKDLSGWRLGKTDLAGKTASEDGRFAVKDGILVITGSKDAPPKMTEIDTLESYDGDFTLRLEFRASRNANSGLHLRDKAFAHQFQIRDYPRVGPYKEVKNFKDDDWNAIEVVVTGAKARCACNGEILEAALAIPDKGPLALQSETNVIEYRNIRIKTAD; encoded by the coding sequence ATGAGTTGGCATAGTCGACATTGGACGGTTCGATCGAGCGCCCTCGCGCTCTTGATCTCGACGTTGCTGCTCCCCGCCGCGCAGGCCGACGAGCCGGGCTTCAAGCCCCTTTTCAACGGGAAGGATCTGAGCGGCTGGCGATTGGGCAAGACCGACCTGGCCGGCAAGACGGCTTCCGAGGACGGCCGATTCGCGGTCAAGGACGGGATTCTCGTGATCACCGGCTCGAAGGACGCGCCGCCCAAGATGACCGAGATCGACACGTTGGAATCGTATGACGGCGACTTCACCCTCCGCCTGGAATTCCGCGCCTCCCGGAACGCCAACAGCGGCCTGCACCTGCGCGACAAGGCGTTCGCGCATCAGTTCCAGATCCGCGACTACCCTCGGGTCGGCCCGTACAAGGAAGTGAAGAATTTCAAGGACGACGACTGGAACGCGATCGAAGTGGTCGTCACCGGCGCCAAGGCCCGCTGCGCCTGCAACGGCGAGATCCTCGAAGCCGCCCTTGCGATCCCCGACAAGGGCCCCCTCGCCTTGCAGTCCGAGACCAACGTGATCGAATATCGGAATATTCGCATCAAAACGGCGGATTAG
- a CDS encoding carboxymuconolactone decarboxylase family protein — MYDMSNIKKLKKFGELAPAAWEGFIAFDKAAMADGAIPARTKELMAVAVALTTQCPYCIEIHTKKAKAAGCTEAELAETTMVAAALRAGGAITHGTHCLE, encoded by the coding sequence ATGTACGACATGAGCAACATCAAGAAGCTCAAGAAGTTCGGCGAGCTGGCCCCCGCCGCGTGGGAAGGCTTCATCGCTTTCGACAAGGCGGCGATGGCGGACGGAGCGATCCCCGCCCGGACGAAAGAGCTGATGGCCGTCGCCGTGGCGCTGACGACCCAGTGCCCCTACTGCATCGAGATCCACACCAAGAAAGCCAAAGCGGCCGGCTGCACCGAGGCCGAACTCGCCGAGACGACGATGGTGGCCGCCGCGTTGCGAGCCGGCGGCGCGATCACCCACGGAACCCACTGCCTGGAGTGA
- a CDS encoding isochorismatase family protein produces the protein MDRHASNYLAAFVVLAFLPGAAADDAVFKLNLRSRSKSEGKLSVVEQPTSWEPRKTAVIICDMWDDHWCKSAARRVAEMAGPLNETVKKARDRGAFIIHAPSTTTAFYKGSPQRKRAQQAPYSPTPVPLVTSPRWGTAWNWPDAKREGVLPIDDSDMGCDCIKKCEIVAPWTRQTAAIEIAEADAITDDGQETWNLLASRGIDNVILCGVHLNMCVLGRPFAIRQMTVLGKKVALMRDMTDTMYNPDRPPGVNHFAGTDLVVEHVERYWCPTFTSSDITGEASFRFQGDPRTRK, from the coding sequence GTGGACCGACACGCATCGAACTATCTCGCGGCGTTCGTCGTCCTCGCCTTCCTGCCAGGCGCGGCGGCTGACGATGCGGTTTTCAAGCTGAACCTCCGGTCGCGGAGCAAGAGCGAAGGCAAGCTCTCGGTGGTGGAACAGCCGACCTCCTGGGAGCCGCGGAAGACGGCGGTCATCATCTGCGACATGTGGGACGACCACTGGTGCAAGTCGGCCGCTCGCCGCGTGGCGGAGATGGCGGGTCCGTTGAACGAGACCGTCAAGAAGGCCCGGGACCGCGGGGCCTTCATCATCCACGCGCCAAGCACCACGACCGCCTTCTACAAGGGCTCCCCGCAGCGGAAGCGGGCTCAACAGGCTCCTTACTCCCCCACGCCGGTTCCGCTCGTCACGTCGCCGCGGTGGGGGACCGCCTGGAACTGGCCCGACGCGAAACGCGAGGGCGTCCTCCCGATCGACGACTCCGACATGGGATGCGATTGCATCAAGAAGTGCGAGATCGTCGCCCCCTGGACGAGGCAGACCGCCGCGATCGAGATCGCCGAGGCCGACGCGATCACGGACGACGGCCAGGAGACCTGGAACCTGCTCGCCAGCAGGGGAATCGACAACGTCATCCTCTGCGGCGTTCATCTGAACATGTGCGTTCTGGGACGCCCCTTCGCCATCCGCCAGATGACCGTCCTCGGCAAGAAGGTCGCCCTGATGCGCGACATGACCGATACGATGTACAACCCCGATCGGCCGCCGGGCGTCAATCATTTCGCCGGCACGGACCTGGTGGTCGAGCACGTCGAACGGTACTGGTGCCCGACGTTCACCAGCTCGGATATCACGGGGGAAGCGAGCTTTCGGTTTCAGGGCGACCCTCGAACTCGCAAGTGA
- a CDS encoding sugar phosphate isomerase/epimerase family protein, which translates to MTTRRDFLRIAGAAGLASVAGVARGAAGGPAMTMDLVCGNLGVKADLPTAVALAHKHGFTSLAPDAGELGRLSDGQLGELLGDKKTKGLAWGAAALLVDFRGDDAAFRAGMADLPAFASALQRAGATRVGTWIRPGDERLTYVANFRQHARRLREVAAVLGGHGVRLGLEYVGPKTAWSSMRHPFIHTLAETRDLIAEIGRDDVGLVLDSWHWYTAGETADDLRGLTNRDVVACDLNDAPASVPVDQQRDGVRELPCATGVIDLRAFLKALAAMGYDGPARAEPFNATLRTLPADVAVATAARSMKQAFALIG; encoded by the coding sequence ATGACGACGCGACGTGACTTCTTGAGGATCGCCGGCGCGGCCGGACTTGCGAGCGTTGCAGGCGTCGCGCGCGGCGCGGCGGGCGGCCCGGCGATGACGATGGACCTCGTCTGCGGGAACCTCGGCGTGAAGGCCGATCTACCGACGGCCGTCGCCCTGGCGCACAAGCACGGCTTCACGTCGTTGGCCCCCGACGCCGGAGAACTCGGACGGCTTTCGGACGGCCAGCTCGGCGAATTGCTCGGCGACAAGAAGACGAAGGGCCTGGCCTGGGGCGCCGCCGCGCTCCTCGTCGACTTCCGCGGCGACGACGCGGCCTTCCGGGCGGGGATGGCCGATCTGCCCGCGTTCGCCTCCGCGTTGCAGCGCGCCGGGGCGACCCGGGTCGGGACGTGGATCCGACCAGGGGACGAGCGGCTGACGTACGTCGCCAACTTCCGACAGCATGCGCGACGCCTGCGCGAAGTCGCCGCCGTGCTGGGCGGACACGGCGTCCGGCTGGGGCTGGAATACGTCGGGCCGAAGACGGCCTGGTCGTCGATGCGGCATCCGTTCATCCACACGCTGGCGGAGACCCGCGACCTGATCGCCGAGATCGGCCGCGACGACGTGGGCCTGGTGCTCGACTCCTGGCACTGGTACACCGCGGGCGAGACCGCCGACGACCTCCGCGGCCTGACCAACCGCGACGTGGTCGCCTGCGACTTGAACGACGCCCCCGCGTCCGTCCCGGTCGATCAGCAGCGGGATGGGGTGCGCGAGCTGCCGTGCGCGACCGGGGTGATCGACCTGCGGGCGTTCCTGAAGGCGCTCGCGGCGATGGGCTACGACGGCCCGGCGCGCGCCGAGCCGTTCAACGCCACGCTGCGGACCCTCCCCGCCGACGTGGCGGTCGCGACGGCGGCGAGGTCCATGAAGCAGGCGTTCGCACTGATCGGCTGA
- a CDS encoding beta strand repeat-containing protein — translation MSRFRHNRVRTARRGVTTKFGRDHRLRFSVCVETLETRITPVVGLGPIRDNLTALLNAYQNQILKSEVYAVSLPAIGTALSSRPAFQFAGAFATSVQNNLAAAGTLDQVKVGLATAFGVPKSAIHVNDTGNPDDDDITTDAQVAAASKVEFFVTKTGSLGPVAVPFDLGTSLKNLNLGATSGAVNVGLDYTLPLRFGIDGGMTGSNFFVDVSGTSDLTVTPTVGFGSLSLTGTLGALGITATNAGSSLTAPFNVDIAGTRLGTDFSSINATASLPADAAFHLRLAITAGGGTALAPRITTQLNVDWSLADSNVNGTLLGGVPTVEFANINVDAGSVARSLIAPYLNEVEKVLQPIQKLSDVLLDRPIPQIPIDYLDMIEFVTRLDTSDTSDTTLTGLLNAFQSSPSDLRLFLEKAKAVGALLTQLQNSNGILFPIGSFKADVDVRQSAFSLPSDLANSLPKNASSAQAFKGIQTTLNQFSVSKGTFQAAVHVNLLEDTSNVAKLLLGDPTAKLVSFDLGVSAGLSGGYSFTTLVGIVPVQFNLTGRLDVSAFFDLGYDATGLVKYAKSKNGADLVKGLYVGADTHLSFTPSVTFEIKGGFDDSTILGLIRSYTGVSVPGWVVDLSGFKPELTVAGRVKVGVDVTFAVAGASGPNSVVHVDQFPGGNVASALTTTGTLTLDASADFNYGIHAELPGRKVFNKLGLGKVVGGASFNVGGSIPLINPSIHLATQIFPTTSNLSNLKDAAPTPPVVAITVGGAAKLGAPDAWIINEGATASLNATASTPTNDSRFTYNWKQLTAADMGGIVFSTPSVKLSDAQAQSPTFKPNKYSLKDNPDVVQDPGFSLVGWDDRYIFEVTVTDQDTGLSSKRIVYVVAQDVSPTVAAPKTQINGVSTIGVGVRGFDLGFGSNFTDPGTQERFDATWNFGDPTGVNNVIGLPTGGGPNGIRPGNVGAIHQFSNSGTYTVGLTVRDGFTENSISKTRGTTLATSTISIVAAAVLPDQADASKLALYVGGSNQSETIILGYNPVTKKITVSMPDFSGEFDPTNVAHIYVNGQGGDDVILFDFSNGNFVPGPYERTDQQLGSDGVTFTTITYIDSGGAIIDGGAGNNRYQAIGGDFDSVEAAFLPDANGMYQNGFVNYLPTPDSPGILVNFLHVQSIYELSGAKQLLLAGNPDADQFTIRDGVTVGTTATTEILDGPAGERGSLTFANKPLVIVAGGAGADTFIVDNPNPAAGLTKLVLDGYGVPAQDAQGNDLPDDGAADVFYIRAIGVDVEALGGGGDDVFNISSTAGINDRGNLDGIRGNVTIDAGTGNANLLYVVDYSSAAGNPNVVVTDSTITGLAPGTITYRATGGSFANDVDGIVLVGSFAWADQFNIRSTLAGSRTLILGLGGDDVFYISSNAPGQSGDLAGIQGVLTIDGGYGHYLDGTAESNLRGLYSRDTIIVEGDADFTLSDTLNRLADGSPTPDRTASEAVLSVTLAGNRGIVVPDIRLISIESAHLIGGASANRMDGSGFSGNLVLEGMGGNDTLIGGWGDNELDGGDGDNDLYAGGDLFATPGLGSQNHVVLGGGGTNVLRGGGTGRNTFHVGLNGTATLIGGDGDDTFIITNPTGAVTAPVGGITIDGGGQAGDTLILVGGGGPSYNQTYLIGPAPGQGAIVTSSNNNPTGLTISQFIRYTGLAAIFDSITADKLNVLGASEAAPIAGASAADLTAGLLHLTAGGSPSAAITFANKTSPSVLLPGGQVVRPLPLVESLPLILPIASAVAPTPLAVEAAPPSAATVSVPALTAAIPAESVPASSVAEVVTNQAPPIRGRAIVQRLAARRPFVAKRPAVRPAPVRPTTSAHGPAKRLSLQAPARRAAVHRGPLAHSWRA, via the coding sequence ATGAGTCGCTTTCGACATAACCGGGTTCGCACCGCTCGCCGAGGCGTGACGACTAAGTTTGGACGCGACCACCGACTACGGTTTTCGGTCTGTGTCGAGACCCTGGAGACCCGGATTACTCCGGTCGTCGGTCTTGGTCCAATCCGAGATAATCTGACGGCGTTGCTCAACGCCTACCAGAACCAGATTCTCAAGTCGGAAGTGTACGCGGTGAGCTTGCCGGCGATCGGGACGGCGCTCAGCTCAAGGCCGGCGTTCCAGTTCGCCGGGGCGTTCGCGACGAGCGTGCAGAACAATCTGGCGGCCGCCGGCACGCTGGATCAAGTGAAGGTCGGATTGGCGACGGCGTTCGGCGTGCCCAAGTCGGCCATCCACGTCAATGACACGGGAAATCCGGATGACGACGACATCACCACCGACGCCCAGGTCGCGGCGGCGTCGAAGGTTGAGTTTTTCGTCACGAAAACCGGGAGCCTCGGCCCCGTTGCGGTCCCGTTCGACCTCGGGACCTCGCTCAAGAACCTCAACCTCGGAGCGACCAGCGGAGCGGTGAACGTCGGACTGGACTACACGCTCCCGCTCCGATTCGGGATCGACGGCGGAATGACCGGGTCCAACTTCTTCGTCGACGTGTCCGGGACCAGCGACCTCACGGTGACGCCCACCGTGGGCTTCGGCAGCCTGAGCCTGACCGGGACCCTGGGGGCGCTGGGGATCACCGCCACGAACGCCGGCAGCAGCCTGACCGCCCCGTTCAATGTGGACATCGCCGGGACCAGACTCGGGACCGATTTCAGCTCGATCAACGCCACCGCCTCGCTGCCGGCGGACGCTGCATTCCACCTCCGCCTCGCGATCACGGCGGGGGGCGGGACGGCGCTCGCCCCGAGGATCACGACCCAGCTCAACGTCGACTGGTCCCTCGCCGACTCGAACGTCAACGGCACGCTGCTCGGCGGCGTGCCGACCGTTGAGTTCGCCAACATCAACGTGGACGCCGGCTCGGTCGCCCGGAGCTTGATCGCCCCCTACCTCAACGAAGTCGAGAAGGTGCTCCAGCCGATCCAGAAGCTGTCCGACGTCCTCCTCGATCGGCCGATCCCTCAGATTCCGATCGACTACCTCGACATGATCGAGTTCGTCACCCGGCTCGACACGAGCGACACGAGCGACACGACGCTCACCGGCCTGCTCAACGCCTTCCAAAGCTCGCCCAGCGATCTGCGGCTGTTCCTCGAAAAAGCCAAGGCGGTCGGCGCCCTTCTCACCCAGCTCCAGAACTCCAACGGAATCCTGTTCCCGATCGGGAGCTTCAAGGCGGACGTCGACGTTCGCCAGTCGGCGTTCTCCCTGCCGTCGGACCTGGCGAACTCCCTGCCGAAGAACGCGTCGAGCGCCCAGGCCTTCAAGGGCATTCAAACCACCCTCAACCAGTTCAGCGTGAGCAAGGGGACGTTCCAGGCCGCCGTCCACGTGAATCTCCTCGAAGACACGTCCAACGTGGCCAAGCTGCTGCTGGGAGACCCCACGGCCAAGCTCGTCAGCTTCGATCTCGGCGTGTCGGCCGGCTTGAGCGGGGGATACTCGTTCACGACCCTCGTCGGGATCGTGCCCGTTCAATTCAATTTGACGGGCCGGCTCGACGTCTCCGCATTCTTTGATCTCGGTTACGACGCCACCGGGTTGGTCAAGTACGCCAAGTCGAAGAACGGCGCCGATCTGGTGAAGGGCCTGTACGTCGGCGCGGACACCCATCTCAGCTTCACCCCCAGCGTGACCTTCGAGATCAAGGGGGGGTTCGACGACAGCACGATCCTCGGACTCATCCGCTCGTACACGGGGGTGAGCGTTCCGGGTTGGGTTGTGGACCTCTCGGGCTTCAAGCCCGAACTCACCGTGGCTGGCCGGGTGAAAGTCGGGGTCGACGTCACGTTCGCGGTGGCCGGGGCCTCGGGGCCGAACAGCGTCGTCCACGTCGACCAGTTCCCCGGCGGGAACGTGGCCTCCGCCCTGACCACCACGGGCACGCTGACTCTCGATGCGAGCGCCGACTTCAACTACGGCATCCACGCGGAGCTGCCGGGCCGAAAGGTCTTCAACAAGTTGGGGCTCGGCAAGGTCGTCGGCGGAGCTTCCTTCAACGTCGGCGGATCGATCCCCTTGATCAACCCGTCGATCCACCTGGCGACGCAGATCTTCCCCACGACGTCGAACCTGTCGAATCTCAAGGATGCGGCGCCAACGCCGCCGGTCGTCGCGATCACGGTCGGAGGAGCGGCGAAGCTGGGCGCGCCCGACGCCTGGATCATCAACGAAGGAGCGACCGCCTCGCTCAACGCGACCGCGTCGACCCCGACCAATGACAGCCGCTTCACCTACAATTGGAAGCAGCTCACGGCCGCCGACATGGGGGGGATCGTCTTCTCGACTCCGTCGGTCAAGCTCTCCGACGCCCAGGCGCAGTCCCCCACCTTCAAACCCAACAAGTACAGCCTCAAGGACAACCCCGACGTCGTTCAGGATCCGGGCTTCAGCTTGGTCGGCTGGGATGACCGTTACATTTTCGAGGTCACGGTGACCGACCAGGACACCGGGCTGTCGTCCAAGAGGATCGTCTACGTGGTCGCCCAGGACGTGAGTCCCACCGTGGCCGCCCCCAAGACCCAGATCAATGGAGTCTCCACAATTGGGGTCGGGGTTCGGGGCTTCGACCTGGGGTTCGGCTCCAACTTCACTGATCCCGGCACTCAAGAGCGGTTTGACGCCACCTGGAATTTCGGCGATCCCACCGGCGTCAACAACGTGATCGGCTTGCCTACCGGCGGCGGTCCGAACGGCATCCGTCCCGGCAACGTCGGGGCGATCCATCAGTTCTCGAACTCCGGAACGTACACCGTCGGCCTCACCGTTCGCGACGGCTTCACGGAGAATTCGATCTCGAAGACGAGGGGGACGACGCTCGCGACCTCGACGATCAGCATCGTGGCGGCGGCCGTGCTGCCCGACCAGGCCGACGCGAGCAAGCTCGCGCTCTACGTGGGCGGAAGCAACCAGTCGGAGACGATCATCCTGGGTTACAACCCGGTCACGAAGAAGATCACCGTCTCCATGCCGGACTTCAGCGGCGAGTTCGATCCCACGAACGTCGCCCACATCTACGTCAACGGCCAGGGGGGCGACGACGTCATCCTCTTCGACTTCTCGAACGGCAACTTCGTTCCCGGCCCTTATGAGCGGACCGACCAGCAACTGGGAAGCGACGGCGTCACGTTCACGACGATCACCTACATCGACTCGGGCGGGGCGATCATCGACGGCGGGGCCGGCAACAACCGATACCAGGCGATCGGCGGCGACTTCGACTCCGTCGAGGCGGCGTTCCTGCCCGACGCCAACGGCATGTACCAGAACGGTTTCGTCAACTACCTGCCGACGCCCGACTCGCCGGGGATACTGGTGAACTTCCTCCACGTCCAGTCCATCTACGAGCTGAGCGGGGCCAAACAACTGCTGCTGGCCGGCAACCCCGACGCCGACCAGTTCACCATCCGGGACGGCGTCACGGTCGGGACCACCGCGACCACCGAGATCCTCGACGGGCCGGCCGGCGAACGAGGCAGCCTCACCTTCGCGAACAAGCCCCTGGTGATCGTCGCCGGCGGCGCGGGGGCCGACACGTTCATCGTCGACAACCCGAATCCCGCCGCCGGGTTGACCAAGCTGGTGCTCGACGGCTATGGGGTCCCCGCGCAGGACGCCCAGGGGAACGACCTGCCCGACGACGGGGCCGCCGACGTCTTCTACATCCGTGCGATCGGGGTGGACGTCGAAGCCCTCGGCGGCGGCGGCGACGACGTCTTCAACATCTCCTCGACGGCGGGGATCAACGACCGAGGAAACCTGGACGGGATTCGCGGCAATGTGACGATCGACGCGGGGACCGGCAACGCGAACCTCCTGTACGTCGTCGACTACAGCTCGGCCGCCGGGAACCCGAACGTCGTCGTGACCGATTCGACGATTACAGGGCTCGCCCCAGGGACCATCACGTACCGCGCCACCGGCGGGTCTTTCGCCAACGACGTCGACGGGATCGTCCTGGTCGGCTCGTTCGCCTGGGCGGATCAGTTCAACATCCGGTCCACGCTCGCCGGATCCCGAACGCTGATCCTGGGACTCGGCGGCGACGACGTCTTCTACATCTCTTCCAACGCCCCCGGACAATCCGGCGATCTCGCCGGAATCCAGGGTGTTTTGACGATCGACGGCGGCTACGGCCACTACCTTGACGGGACGGCCGAGTCCAACCTCCGGGGCCTGTATTCGCGCGACACGATCATCGTCGAAGGGGATGCGGACTTCACCTTGTCCGACACGCTGAACAGGCTCGCCGACGGCTCGCCGACGCCCGACCGGACGGCCTCGGAGGCCGTGCTCTCGGTGACTCTCGCGGGGAACCGGGGGATCGTCGTGCCCGACATCCGCCTGATCAGCATCGAATCCGCCCACTTGATCGGCGGCGCATCCGCGAACCGCATGGACGGCTCGGGATTCTCGGGGAATCTCGTGCTCGAGGGCATGGGCGGGAACGACACGCTGATCGGCGGATGGGGCGACAACGAGCTGGACGGCGGCGACGGCGACAACGACCTCTACGCCGGAGGCGATCTGTTCGCCACGCCCGGCCTGGGAAGCCAGAACCACGTCGTGCTGGGGGGGGGCGGGACCAACGTGCTTCGCGGCGGGGGGACAGGCCGAAACACCTTCCATGTCGGCCTGAACGGCACCGCGACCTTGATCGGCGGCGACGGCGACGACACCTTCATCATCACCAATCCGACGGGCGCCGTGACCGCCCCGGTCGGCGGCATCACCATCGACGGCGGCGGCCAGGCCGGCGACACGCTGATCCTCGTCGGCGGCGGTGGACCGTCCTACAATCAAACCTACCTGATCGGCCCGGCGCCCGGTCAGGGGGCGATCGTCACCAGCAGCAACAACAATCCCACGGGCCTGACGATCTCGCAGTTCATCCGGTACACCGGCCTGGCGGCGATCTTCGATTCCATCACGGCCGACAAGCTCAACGTCCTGGGCGCGTCGGAAGCGGCCCCGATCGCCGGGGCCTCGGCCGCCGACCTGACGGCGGGACTGTTGCATCTGACGGCCGGCGGCAGTCCGTCCGCCGCGATCACCTTCGCCAACAAGACGTCCCCATCGGTCCTCTTGCCCGGCGGCCAGGTGGTCAGGCCCCTCCCCCTCGTCGAGAGCCTGCCGCTGATCTTGCCGATCGCTTCGGCCGTCGCGCCGACGCCCCTGGCCGTCGAAGCCGCTCCTCCGAGCGCCGCCACGGTTTCCGTTCCCGCTCTCACGGCCGCGATTCCGGCGGAGAGCGTTCCGGCTTCCAGCGTCGCGGAGGTCGTCACCAACCAGGCGCCGCCGATCCGAGGCCGCGCAATCGTTCAACGCCTCGCCGCGCGTCGTCCGTTCGTCGCGAAGCGGCCCGCCGTCCGTCCGGCTCCCGTCCGACCGACGACCTCGGCCCACGGCCCGGCGAAGCGTCTCTCTCTCCAGGCGCCGGCGCGTCGGGCGGCCGTTCACCGCGGGCCGCTGGCTCACTCCTGGCGAGCGTGA